From the Bacteroidia bacterium genome, the window AACTATAGATCAGATTCCTGCTGATGCAATTCAGGAAGTTGAAATTATTACTAACCCATCAGCAAAATATGATGCCAGCGGTGGGATGGCAGGTATTTTGAATATAGTATTGAAAAAGAACAGACGCATTGGCTATAATGGTATGGTTCGTGCCGGTGCAGACTCAAGAGGAAGAATAAATTTAGGAGGAGATTTTAATGTGCGCGAAGGAAAAGTGAATGTGTTTTTAAGTGGAAACCTCAACCAGCGTAAATCAAAGGGAACAGGACTAACCGAAAGACAAACACTTGGCGCTACTCCCGATAATTTTATCAGCCAGAGTAATAGTAATTCCAGTAATGGCTACTTTGGATTTATTCGCTCAGGAGTTGATATTTTTTTAGATAACAGAAACACCCTGACTGTTTCTGGCAGTTATATGAATGGCTTTTTTAAACCACTGGAGTTTTTACAAACAAAAACAGATACTTTGTTTCCAGGCTACACAGCTACTTCTTTATCAGACAGAAATTCCTCAAGCAAACGTGAGTTTAAAAATACCGGTGGTACCGTTGCTTACAAACACCTGTTTCCTAAAGATGGAAAAGAATTGACCGCTGATATTAACTTTAACAGTGTAAAAAGTGATATGGGTGGAAACTACAACACTCAAAACTTTTTAGGCAATGGTGAAGTTTCCGGTAATCCAATTATACAGAAGCAAAGTATTGAAGGTGAAAATACATTTGTTACAGCACAGACCGATATGGATTTTCCACTGGATAAAAAATCAAAAATTGAAACAGGATTGCGTGGAGCATTGCGTGATTACAGCAGTGTAAATCAAAATTTTATTTTTGACGACTCGCAGCAGCAGTATATTTTAATTCCTGATAAAACAGCAAACTATCAGTATGTAGATCAGGTTTATGCCGCCTATGCAACATACAGTAAGTCATTTGAAAAATTATCGCTACAGGCAGGACTAAGAGCAGAAAGCTCTTTCTATGAAGGTGAACTGACACAAACTGGGCAGAAGTTTAGCACCAATTATCCGGTTAGTTTGTTCCCTAGCGCATCAGCAAGCTATAAACTGACCGGTAAGACAGATTTGCAGATAAGCTATTCGCGAAGAATAAACAGACCTAACTTTTTTCAGATAATTCCTTACACTGATTATTCCGATTCTTTAAATATCAGCAAGGGAAATCCTGCTTTAGAACCGGAGTTTACTCATTCAGTAGAATTATCGGCCATGAAAACAATAAGTCGTAAAAACACACTCATGGCAACAATTTATTATAAACAAACTGATGGTGTAATTACACGTTATTTAAGTTATGAAGTAGATACTATTTTAGGTCGTAACGTATTAGTCAGCACCTTTAGAAATGCAAACACAAGCTATGCTTATGGTGTTGAATTAACTGCACAAAATAATATTAAAAACTGGCTCGACATTACTTCAAATGTTAATGCATATCAGAGTATGATTAACGGAAAAAACATTGAGTCAAATTTAAAAGTAGAACAATTTAGCTGGTTTGCCAAACTCAATCTCAGTTTTAAGCTACCCAAGAATTTTTCTGTTAGCCTATCAGGAGATTATCACTCCAAAACGGCATTGCAATTAAACAGCGGAGGTGGACGCGGACCAATGGGTGGTGGTACACAAAGCACTGCACAAGGTTATGTAAGACCCAATTACGGTGTTGATGCAGGTTTGCGTTATGATTTTCTTAAAGATAAAGCTGCCTCGCTTACCCTTAATGTTTCAGATATTTTCAAGACACGAATTAATGATGTGCATTCTGAATCTGATTTTTACATTCAGGATAGCTGGCGGAAGCGTGATTCACAGATTTTCAGACTTAACTTTAGTTATCGCTTCGGAAAATTCGACACCTCCTTATTCAAGAGGAAAAATCAAAAGATAAATACGGAAGGCATGCAGGATATGAGCATGTAGTGTTTATTCTTTCGCTCGTCATTGCATCTGAATTCGGTTCAAATGCAATATTTTTGGACGCTTTATGAATGTACTTTATATTTCTTATGATGGAATGACAGATAACCTTGGGCAGTCACAGGTAATTCCCTACCTGAAAGGGCTTGTCGGTTATGGTCATCATTTTGATATTATCAGCTGCGAAAAGCCAGATAAGTTTAGCACTAAAGAAACTGAAATTAGGAATCTGCTTGATTCTTTAAACATTGGATGGTATCCATTGCCATACACAAAAAGGCCACCTGTTCTATCATCAGTTTTAGATGTTTTCCGTATGTACAGAAAAGCATATAGCTTGAACAGAGTAAATAAGTATGATGCAGTGCACTGTCGCAGCTATCTCTCTGCTATGATAGGGCAGGATATGAAGAAGAAGTTTGATGCCAAATTTATTTTTGATATGCGTGGTTTCTGGCCCGATGAACGCATTGATGGCGATTTGTGGAATATTAAAAATCCTGTTTACAGAATCATTTATAATTATTTCAAGAAGAAAGAATTGCAGTTTTTTAATGAGGCAGACTTGAATATCAGCCTGACCCATGCCGGGTTGAATGAGATTAAAAAAATGAATGTGAGAAAAGAACAAATAGATAAGTTTTCTATCATTCCATGTTGCTCTGATTATGAATTGTTCAAGCCATTACCACGTGATATGGTATTGGTAAAACAACTTGGCTTTGAAGAGTCAAATAAAATTTTATGTTATCTTGGCTCAATAGGAACATGGTACATGTTTGATGAAATGATGGCTATGTTTAAACAATTGCATTTTCAAGATAATTCATTTCGCTTGTTGATTATGACACCTGAACCACCATCAATGGTTTATGATTCAGCCCAAAAATTAGACATAAATGCTGATTTAATCAAAGTGTTGAGTGCAACACGGCAACAGGTACCACAGTTTCTTTCAATTGCGCATCTGGGAATATCATTTATTAAACCTTGTTTTTCAAAACTTAGCAGTTCGCCTACAAAGATGGGGGAGATGCTTGCCGCAGGCGTTCCATTGATTTGCAACAGTGGTGTTGGCGATGTGGAACGTATTATTAATGATACAAAGACGGGTGTAATTATTCATGGATTTTCAGAAGAAGAAATGCAATCTGTCGCAAAAAAAGCAATTGAAATGATTCAAATTCCAAGAGAAAATATCAGGGAACAATCCCGTCCCGTTTTTGCACTTGAAAGTGGTGTTAAACTATATGCACAGGCGTATGATAAAATGCAAAATCAATAATTACAAAATCATCTTTATTTTCGCAGACAATTTGCTGACCTTTTTTTCTGCCGGCAACCAATAATTATGAGCCATAATAAAAAGAAAATTCTGTTGATTTGCCCTTATCCCGAGGATACTGCACCGGGACAGCGTTTGCGTTATGAGCAATACCTCAACTTGTTCAGAAAAGAGGGGTATGATATTCAGGTGTCATCGTTCATGACCTATCGCTTTAACAGTATAGTATATAAACCTGGAAATATTCCCGAAAAAATATTCTGGACTCTATTTGGCTATACAAAACGCTTGTTGCAGTTGTTTACACTCTGGCGCTATGATGCTGTTTATGTTTTTTTATGGGTAACACCCTTTGGATTGCCACTGTTTGAAAAACTTTTTGTTTTAATCAATCCAAACATGATTTACGATATTGATGACATGGTTTTTCTCGGGCATTCTTCCAAAGCCAATAAGTTTATAAAAATTTTAAAAGGCACAAGGAAAATCACATACCTGATGCAGAAGGCCAGACACATTGTTGTTTCAACACCATCTAATGAAGAGTTTGCCAGAAAGTATAACAATGCAATAACAGATATTTCAGTTGCTATCAATACAGATGTTTATCTTCCTGCAAATAAATACAGCAACGATGATGTTATTACAATTGGATGGAGTGGCAGCCATAGCACAAGTCGTTATTTGGTGCTGTTGGAAGAAGTGTTGCGAAAATTTGCCGGACGAAGCAATATCAGAATCCTTGTAATTGGAGATACAACTTTTAGATTTAATGGTTTTG encodes:
- a CDS encoding TonB-dependent receptor family protein, whose product is MSLFEISTVHAQMQQMMQKGMNAGRLYGKVVDAKTGKPVEFAAVQISVFKKDSTGTLKENILNGQLTQGNGDFNLDQLPVMGELTFKIAAMGYKPYEQKVKFEIKMPQGGVQGSNWQQALNAIDKDLGNIKLESSVVALQEVQIDGTAPILELRPDKKVFNVEKNPIAAGGTAEDVLKQVPSVNVDIDGNVTLRNAAPQIFVDGRPTTLTIDQIPADAIQEVEIITNPSAKYDASGGMAGILNIVLKKNRRIGYNGMVRAGADSRGRINLGGDFNVREGKVNVFLSGNLNQRKSKGTGLTERQTLGATPDNFISQSNSNSSNGYFGFIRSGVDIFLDNRNTLTVSGSYMNGFFKPLEFLQTKTDTLFPGYTATSLSDRNSSSKREFKNTGGTVAYKHLFPKDGKELTADINFNSVKSDMGGNYNTQNFLGNGEVSGNPIIQKQSIEGENTFVTAQTDMDFPLDKKSKIETGLRGALRDYSSVNQNFIFDDSQQQYILIPDKTANYQYVDQVYAAYATYSKSFEKLSLQAGLRAESSFYEGELTQTGQKFSTNYPVSLFPSASASYKLTGKTDLQISYSRRINRPNFFQIIPYTDYSDSLNISKGNPALEPEFTHSVELSAMKTISRKNTLMATIYYKQTDGVITRYLSYEVDTILGRNVLVSTFRNANTSYAYGVELTAQNNIKNWLDITSNVNAYQSMINGKNIESNLKVEQFSWFAKLNLSFKLPKNFSVSLSGDYHSKTALQLNSGGGRGPMGGGTQSTAQGYVRPNYGVDAGLRYDFLKDKAASLTLNVSDIFKTRINDVHSESDFYIQDSWRKRDSQIFRLNFSYRFGKFDTSLFKRKNQKINTEGMQDMSM
- a CDS encoding glycosyltransferase; protein product: MNVLYISYDGMTDNLGQSQVIPYLKGLVGYGHHFDIISCEKPDKFSTKETEIRNLLDSLNIGWYPLPYTKRPPVLSSVLDVFRMYRKAYSLNRVNKYDAVHCRSYLSAMIGQDMKKKFDAKFIFDMRGFWPDERIDGDLWNIKNPVYRIIYNYFKKKELQFFNEADLNISLTHAGLNEIKKMNVRKEQIDKFSIIPCCSDYELFKPLPRDMVLVKQLGFEESNKILCYLGSIGTWYMFDEMMAMFKQLHFQDNSFRLLIMTPEPPSMVYDSAQKLDINADLIKVLSATRQQVPQFLSIAHLGISFIKPCFSKLSSSPTKMGEMLAAGVPLICNSGVGDVERIINDTKTGVIIHGFSEEEMQSVAKKAIEMIQIPRENIREQSRPVFALESGVKLYAQAYDKMQNQ
- a CDS encoding glycosyltransferase, whose translation is MSHNKKKILLICPYPEDTAPGQRLRYEQYLNLFRKEGYDIQVSSFMTYRFNSIVYKPGNIPEKIFWTLFGYTKRLLQLFTLWRYDAVYVFLWVTPFGLPLFEKLFVLINPNMIYDIDDMVFLGHSSKANKFIKILKGTRKITYLMQKARHIVVSTPSNEEFARKYNNAITDISVAINTDVYLPANKYSNDDVITIGWSGSHSTSRYLVLLEEVLRKFAGRSNIRILVIGDTTFRFNGFDCETIPWQSATEVKDLQKIDIGLYPLPDEQWVYGKSGGKALQYMALGIPTIATGIGTNFRIIDDGESGFLVRTDEEWINKIEFLLNHPEERKRIGMNGRLKVEKEYSLHVNKKYYLDIFAKVVG